A window from Podospora bellae-mahoneyi strain CBS 112042 chromosome 1 map unlocalized CBS112042p_1, whole genome shotgun sequence encodes these proteins:
- a CDS encoding uncharacterized protein (EggNog:ENOG503NZM2) gives MSAEEFLADAESGAVAVDCHDQVLQIAFMYLDEGLWDGNGVFDVVEKLHARGWSFGKGELRFNRTLDVFYLAQLAAAIYRSSDQLTGDFPSPSDFPSFYAAHAALLNPEAWRAYYSPAFLTHPTTARFYRLPNLQDLPDSSSPLAQPRQDLPSAAGTHATKLPRWAHNVVRTSRRQPSLPLETITRLALGTLEATTSRLRATHPSVKPYSETQARFWLEHMKLGSPESSGSGTAKEAWRPNNFGVLIAQGGVDVLAWEARYSARLWETSAVLGEVAKPDLDLDGAWVSGVEWCGEPDGGVGMQAWWRGWDGEVGSEEEVEFLAAVAVEETAGLEAEGLDFAVRSHAVLGVMRAAVMDEVERELLLKEMERRMVETGRLGEDRAGKWLTEVLLVVEPYVKVWQGVWSGVEARGQVLRRILVENGQLFARWKVSPLLKEFDFELGPRE, from the exons ATGAGCGCCGAAGAATTCCTCGCGGACGCCGAGAGCGGCGCGGTGGCTGTTGACTGCCACGATCAGGTGTTGCAAATAGCGTTTATGTACTTGGACGAGGGGCTGTGGGACGGCAATGGTGTGTTCGATGTCGTGGAGAAGCTGCACGCACGCGGATGGTCTTTTGGCAAGGGGGAGTTAAGGTTCAATCG CACCTTGGATGTGTTCTACCTTGCACAGCTCGCCGCAGCCATCTACCGCTCCTCCGACCAACTCACTGGCGACTTCCCTTCTCCCTCCGACTTCCCCAGCTTCTACGCCGCGCACGCCGCCCTCCTGAACCCGGAAGCATGGCGCGCCTACTACTCCCCCGCGTTCCTCACGCACCCTACAACAGCACGTTTCTACCGCTTGCCCAACCTCCAAGACCTGCCcgactcttcctccccgctcGCGCAACCGCGCCAGGATCTCCCTTCCGCTGCCGGCACACACGCCACGAAACTCCCCCGCTGGGCCCACAACGTCGTACGTACAAGCCGCAGACagccttccctccccctagAAACGATTACTCGCTTGGCCCTCGGCACACTCGAAGCAACAACTTCGCGCCTGCGTGCGACCCACCCCAGTGTGAAGCCCTATTCGGAAACGCAGGCGCGCTTTTGGCTCGAGCACATGAAGCTCGGTTCACCCGAATCATCTGGTTCGGGCACCGCCAAGGAGGCGTGGAGGCCGAACAATTTCGGCGTGCTGATCGCACAGGGCGGGGTTGATGTCTTAGCGTGGGAGGCACGGTACTCGGCGCGGCTGTGGGAGACGAGTGCAGTTCTGGGGGAGGTTGCAAAGCCGGATTTGGATTTGGATGGGGCATGGGTGAGCGGTGTGGAGTGGTGTGGAGAGCcggatggaggggtggggatgcaggcgtggtggagggggtgggatggggaggtagggagtgaggaggaggtagagtttttggctgctgttgctgtggaggagacggctggattggaggcggaggggttggatttTGCGGTACGGTCACAtgcggttttgggggtgatgcGGGCAGCGGTTatggacgaggtggagagggaacTTTTACTGAAGGAAATGgaaaggaggatggtggagacGGGAAGGCTTGGTGAGGATAGAGCAGGAAAATGGCTGACAGAGGTTTTACTGGTCGTAGAGCCGTATGTGAAGGTATGGCAGGGTGTGTGGTCTGGTGTGGAGGCAAGGGGGCAAGTCCTACGGCGGATCTTGGTGGAGAATGGGCAGCTCTTTGCGAGATGGAAAGTGTCGCCGCTTTTGAAGGAGTTTGATTTTGAGCTGGGCCCCAGGGAGTAG